From one Bradyrhizobium sp. Ash2021 genomic stretch:
- a CDS encoding branched-chain amino acid ABC transporter permease — MDLVILLAIQVLYAIASLALISVGLAIIFGMMRVINLAHGEFLMLGGYAAIVATSRGVNIWISMLVVAPVVVGIIGVIVERTIIRFLYGRMIDTMLATWGLSLFLVGLTTAIFGNTTVGISAPLGSFQIGAYRTSGYTLFVIGVAAVVLFGILVVLRGTRLGLIARGTMQNANMAAALGVNPPRVYAVTFGIGAALSGLAGAVLAPVSGVFPTIGVAYVAKSFITVIGGGAAILSGTVSASTLFGTINQLATFATTPVFGEVALLAAAIVLIRLLPQGITGRFFRRGL, encoded by the coding sequence GTGGATCTCGTTATTCTCCTGGCGATCCAGGTGCTTTATGCGATAGCCAGCCTGGCGCTGATCAGCGTCGGGCTGGCGATTATCTTCGGCATGATGCGGGTCATCAACCTCGCACATGGTGAGTTTCTGATGCTCGGCGGCTATGCGGCGATCGTCGCGACCAGCCGCGGCGTCAACATCTGGATTTCGATGCTGGTGGTGGCGCCCGTTGTGGTCGGCATCATCGGCGTCATCGTCGAGCGGACGATTATCCGTTTTCTGTACGGCCGCATGATCGACACGATGCTCGCGACCTGGGGCCTCAGCCTGTTTCTGGTGGGATTGACGACGGCAATCTTCGGCAACACCACGGTCGGCATCTCAGCGCCGCTTGGCAGTTTTCAGATTGGCGCCTATCGCACCAGCGGATATACGCTGTTCGTCATCGGCGTGGCGGCGGTCGTGTTGTTTGGCATCTTGGTCGTGCTGCGCGGAACACGCCTCGGCCTGATCGCCCGCGGCACCATGCAGAACGCCAATATGGCGGCGGCGCTGGGCGTCAATCCGCCGCGTGTCTATGCCGTCACGTTCGGGATCGGCGCGGCCTTGTCGGGGTTGGCCGGGGCGGTACTGGCGCCGGTCTCCGGTGTTTTTCCGACCATCGGCGTCGCCTATGTGGCCAAATCCTTCATCACCGTGATCGGAGGCGGCGCCGCCATTCTCAGTGGAACGGTTTCCGCATCCACATTGTTCGGCACCATCAATCAGCTCGCCACCTTCGCCACGACGCCGGTGTTCGGCGAGGTGGCGTTGCTGGCAGCCGCGATCGTCCTGATCCGCCTGCTGCCGCAGGGCATCACCGGCCGCTTCTTCCGGAGAGGCCTGTGA
- a CDS encoding ABC transporter substrate-binding protein — protein MKVDRRRFLRGTAAAAAAGAFSSPAWAEDPIGVASIHDLSGGLDIYGKPMVDALTLAVEEANAAGGLLGRQIKLINYDPQSNMQLYTQFAQQAALKDKVAVVHGGITSASREVIRPVLDRFKTLYFYNTQYEGGVCDRNQFDTGVTPAQTVEKLVPYAMKKWGKKVYVIAADYNYGQITSQWVKKYVTENGGEVPSIDFFPLDVTNFGPTISKIQAAKPDFVWSALVGGAHISFYRQWAAAGMRKSIPMASTTFAVGNEHIVLSPDECNGMLICYNYFQDLKNPVNAAFVAAFQKRFGADYPNITELAMGTYQGFRLWAEAVKKAGSVDRLKVIEAIETGISIDAPSGKVTIDPPTHHCVLDVHIAEVNDKKLNVLEDFAQQKPSDTAAVCNLIKNPNDNQQYVIKI, from the coding sequence ATGAAAGTTGATCGCAGAAGGTTTTTACGGGGTACGGCCGCTGCCGCTGCTGCCGGCGCGTTTTCTTCTCCCGCCTGGGCGGAAGATCCGATCGGCGTCGCCAGCATCCACGATCTCTCGGGCGGGCTTGACATCTACGGCAAGCCGATGGTCGATGCGCTGACGCTCGCGGTCGAGGAGGCCAATGCGGCCGGTGGCCTGCTTGGACGGCAGATCAAGCTGATCAATTACGATCCGCAGTCGAACATGCAGCTTTACACGCAGTTTGCCCAGCAGGCGGCGCTGAAGGACAAGGTCGCCGTCGTGCATGGCGGCATCACCTCGGCCTCGCGAGAAGTGATCCGGCCGGTGCTCGACCGTTTCAAGACGCTTTATTTCTACAACACGCAATATGAAGGCGGCGTCTGCGACCGCAACCAGTTCGATACCGGCGTCACGCCGGCGCAGACCGTGGAAAAGCTCGTGCCCTACGCCATGAAGAAGTGGGGCAAGAAGGTCTATGTCATTGCTGCTGACTACAACTACGGCCAGATCACCTCGCAATGGGTGAAGAAATACGTCACCGAAAATGGCGGCGAAGTGCCGTCGATCGACTTCTTCCCGCTTGACGTGACCAATTTCGGCCCGACCATTTCAAAGATCCAGGCGGCGAAGCCTGACTTCGTGTGGTCGGCGCTCGTCGGCGGCGCGCATATCTCCTTCTATCGCCAATGGGCGGCGGCCGGCATGCGCAAGAGCATTCCGATGGCATCGACCACGTTCGCCGTCGGCAACGAGCACATCGTGTTGTCGCCCGACGAGTGCAACGGCATGCTGATTTGCTACAATTACTTCCAGGACCTGAAGAATCCGGTCAACGCAGCCTTCGTTGCAGCGTTCCAGAAGCGCTTCGGCGCCGATTATCCGAATATTACGGAGCTTGCGATGGGAACCTATCAGGGGTTCCGATTGTGGGCCGAGGCGGTCAAGAAGGCCGGGAGTGTCGACCGGCTGAAGGTCATCGAGGCGATTGAAACCGGAATCAGCATCGATGCGCCCTCCGGAAAGGTCACGATCGATCCTCCGACCCATCATTGCGTACTCGACGTCCACATCGCCGAGGTCAACGACAAGAAGCTCAACGTGCTGGAGGATTTCGCGCAGCAAAAGCCGTCCGACACCGCTGCGGTGTGCAATCTCATCAAGAACCCGAACGATAACCAGCAATATGTGATCAAGATCTGA
- a CDS encoding acetamidase/formamidase family protein: protein MTDKPWLKTSIMAKRGLACGEAGKRHELTIAAQGDFHYVYGPYAKPVLTINPGDVVAVETEDAFGGVITSEKDSPTAKLRFPFLNPQCGPIAVNGIEKDDCLAVHIQAVETRGAQPAGTTCIIPEFGGLVGTASTALLNPPLPERVRKMHVDKNGVRWNDKITLPYEPFIGTIGVSPEIEAISSLQPDYHGGNMDLPDVAPGAILYFPVHVKGGLLYVGDCHACQGDGELSGVAIEQRATVTFQIDVIKGWSFAWPRLETENFLMTIGSARPLEDAARIAYRELVRWMSAEYGFDEIDAYMLLSQAGRIRLGNMVDPKYTMGASILKKYLVS, encoded by the coding sequence ATGACCGACAAGCCCTGGCTGAAAACCTCGATCATGGCAAAGCGCGGGCTCGCCTGCGGCGAGGCCGGCAAACGTCACGAGTTGACCATCGCGGCGCAGGGCGACTTCCATTATGTCTACGGCCCCTATGCCAAGCCGGTGCTCACGATCAATCCAGGCGATGTCGTCGCGGTGGAAACCGAGGATGCCTTTGGCGGCGTCATCACCAGCGAAAAGGACAGCCCGACCGCGAAATTGCGGTTTCCGTTTCTCAATCCGCAATGCGGTCCGATCGCCGTCAACGGCATAGAGAAAGATGATTGCCTAGCCGTCCATATTCAGGCGGTTGAGACCCGGGGCGCGCAGCCCGCGGGCACCACCTGCATCATCCCGGAATTCGGCGGCCTGGTCGGGACCGCGTCCACCGCCTTGCTCAACCCGCCGCTGCCGGAGCGGGTGAGGAAGATGCATGTCGACAAGAACGGCGTTCGCTGGAACGACAAGATTACCCTGCCTTATGAGCCGTTCATCGGCACCATCGGGGTTTCACCCGAGATCGAGGCCATCTCGTCGCTGCAGCCGGACTACCACGGCGGCAACATGGATCTGCCGGACGTCGCGCCAGGCGCGATCCTGTATTTTCCCGTGCATGTCAAAGGCGGGTTGCTCTATGTCGGCGATTGCCATGCATGCCAGGGCGACGGCGAATTATCGGGCGTCGCGATTGAGCAACGCGCCACCGTCACGTTCCAGATCGACGTCATCAAGGGCTGGAGCTTTGCTTGGCCGCGGCTCGAGACGGAAAACTTTCTGATGACGATAGGCAGCGCCCGACCGCTGGAAGATGCGGCGCGCATCGCCTACCGCGAACTGGTGCGCTGGATGAGCGCCGAATACGGCTTCGACGAGATCGACGCTTACATGCTGCTGAGCCAGGCCGGACGCATCCGGCTCGGAAACATGGTCGATCCGAAATATACGATGGGCGCGTCGATTTTGAAGAAATATTTGGTCTCATGA
- a CDS encoding amidase, producing the protein MTSRDLHYSGLVEVGKRIWKRELSAVEATQAQLDRVRRLDGRLKSYAHVMAASALEQAQAADREIATGKVRGPLHGVPIAVKDLCWTKDAPTAAGMKIYRDNRPSEDATVVAKLKQAGAIILGKLQLTEGAYSDHHPDIEPPRNPWDATLWTGSSSSGSGVATAAGLCYGSLGSDTGGSIRFPSAANGVTGLKPTWGRVSRHGVFELAATLDHIGPMARSAVDCGAMLGAIAGADPKDQTAVLEPVPDYLANLNGSLRGTRIGVDPRWTSEGVDAVTKKIFQDALRVAVDLGAEIQDIVFPDPSAVIADWFPLCGVETAVAHEATYPSRKSEYGPSLAGLIELGLKQSGTDYQKIVLRRETFRGLVRALFEKVALLAVPAQTFAAPTLSKMATLGANLELITGLLRFSCPFDMTGSPSITLPGGFTETGGPVAFQFIGRHFDEARLIAAGDAYQRVTEWHRRHPSLGD; encoded by the coding sequence ATGACGTCGCGCGATCTGCACTATTCGGGATTGGTCGAGGTTGGAAAGCGCATCTGGAAACGCGAGCTGTCAGCCGTGGAGGCAACACAAGCCCAGCTGGATCGGGTCAGGCGCCTCGATGGCAGACTGAAAAGTTACGCCCATGTCATGGCCGCATCGGCCCTTGAGCAGGCGCAGGCCGCTGACAGGGAAATCGCAACGGGCAAAGTGAGGGGGCCCCTTCACGGCGTGCCGATCGCCGTCAAGGATCTGTGCTGGACGAAAGACGCGCCGACCGCGGCCGGCATGAAGATTTATCGCGACAACCGCCCGAGCGAAGATGCGACCGTCGTCGCCAAGCTCAAACAGGCCGGCGCGATCATCCTCGGCAAACTGCAATTGACCGAGGGCGCGTACTCCGACCACCATCCGGACATCGAGCCGCCGCGCAACCCCTGGGATGCAACGCTCTGGACCGGCTCGTCTTCAAGTGGGTCCGGCGTCGCGACGGCCGCGGGGCTCTGTTACGGCTCGCTGGGGTCCGATACCGGCGGCTCGATCCGCTTTCCGTCCGCGGCCAACGGTGTAACCGGCTTGAAGCCGACCTGGGGGCGCGTCAGCCGCCACGGCGTGTTCGAACTCGCCGCGACGCTCGACCATATCGGCCCGATGGCGCGCAGTGCGGTTGATTGCGGCGCAATGCTCGGCGCGATCGCGGGCGCCGATCCGAAAGACCAGACGGCGGTGCTGGAGCCGGTGCCGGATTATCTGGCGAACCTGAACGGCAGCCTGCGAGGGACAAGAATTGGCGTCGATCCGCGCTGGACCAGCGAAGGTGTCGATGCCGTTACCAAGAAAATATTCCAGGACGCCTTGCGCGTTGCCGTCGATCTCGGGGCGGAAATTCAGGACATCGTCTTTCCCGACCCGAGCGCGGTGATCGCCGACTGGTTTCCGTTGTGCGGCGTCGAGACCGCGGTCGCGCATGAGGCCACCTATCCGTCACGAAAGTCGGAATATGGCCCGTCGCTCGCCGGCTTGATCGAACTCGGTCTGAAGCAATCCGGGACCGACTATCAGAAGATCGTCCTGCGCCGTGAAACATTCAGGGGATTGGTCAGGGCGCTGTTCGAAAAGGTTGCTCTCCTGGCCGTTCCCGCTCAGACGTTCGCCGCGCCGACGCTCTCCAAAATGGCGACGCTTGGCGCGAATCTGGAATTGATCACCGGCCTGCTGCGTTTCAGCTGTCCGTTCGACATGACCGGAAGCCCGTCCATCACGCTGCCCGGCGGCTTTACGGAGACGGGCGGCCCGGTCGCATTCCAGTTTATCGGCCGCCATTTCGACGAAGCCCGCCTGATCGCCGCCGGCGATGCGTACCAGCGGGTCACCGAATGGCACCGCCGCCATCCTTCACTCGGCGATTGA
- a CDS encoding amidase, whose protein sequence is MAVRLPTLEQIDDLGSDFGLVLSADEVAAFQQAFKGPLASYGRLDELVPPALAPVAPRSPGYRPPASENPYGAWYWKTDIRTGAEGLLSGKKVAIKDNICVAGVPMMNGSALLEGYVPELDATVVTRILEAGGRIAGKAACEDLCFSGASHTCAGGVIRNPHNPAHSAGGSSGGSAALVAAGEVPMALGGDQGGSIRTPSSWCGVYGLKPTWGLVPTTGSMPISYSVDHCGPMCASVEDVARLLTVIAGHDGWDTRTIAARTGDYMGAVGKPVNGLRVGILREGFGHPESDPAVNEKVRQTIAALAKAGVESEEISLPWHLDGPHVWSGIILEGAAEMMLKGYGVGNNIHGYYPLSMQEAFARGMGTRINDVSPTVKLVLMLGEYMHRHYHGRYHSKAQNLRGLLRRAYDEALEKFDVLAMPTIPFTASLIPPADAPLGIAIDTALNMQANTCSFDVSGHPAFTVPCGRVNGLPVGLMIVGRHFEETTLIKLASAIEAGGDWKLN, encoded by the coding sequence ATGGCAGTTCGCCTTCCGACGTTGGAACAGATCGACGACCTCGGGTCCGATTTCGGTCTCGTCCTTAGCGCCGACGAGGTCGCGGCTTTTCAGCAGGCCTTCAAAGGCCCTTTGGCCTCTTACGGCCGGCTTGACGAATTGGTCCCGCCCGCCTTGGCGCCAGTTGCGCCGCGTTCACCGGGGTATCGGCCCCCGGCATCGGAGAATCCGTACGGCGCCTGGTATTGGAAGACAGATATCCGCACCGGCGCTGAAGGGCTGCTGAGCGGCAAGAAGGTCGCTATCAAGGACAATATCTGCGTCGCGGGCGTCCCGATGATGAATGGCTCCGCGCTGCTCGAAGGTTACGTCCCGGAACTGGACGCCACGGTTGTGACGCGAATTCTCGAAGCGGGCGGTAGGATTGCGGGCAAGGCGGCCTGCGAGGATCTCTGCTTCTCCGGTGCAAGCCATACCTGCGCGGGCGGCGTGATACGCAATCCGCATAATCCTGCCCATAGTGCCGGCGGCTCATCTGGTGGAAGCGCTGCGCTTGTGGCGGCGGGTGAAGTGCCGATGGCGCTGGGCGGAGATCAGGGTGGATCGATCCGGACGCCGTCGAGCTGGTGCGGAGTGTATGGTCTGAAGCCGACCTGGGGGCTGGTGCCAACGACGGGCTCGATGCCGATCAGCTATTCCGTCGATCATTGCGGTCCGATGTGCGCGTCGGTCGAAGATGTCGCGCGCCTGCTGACGGTCATCGCCGGCCATGATGGCTGGGATACGAGGACGATCGCCGCGCGCACCGGAGACTATATGGGGGCGGTCGGCAAACCCGTGAACGGACTGCGGGTGGGCATTCTGCGCGAGGGATTTGGCCATCCGGAAAGTGATCCCGCGGTCAACGAAAAGGTGCGGCAGACGATTGCGGCGCTGGCAAAGGCCGGCGTCGAAAGCGAGGAGATTTCGCTGCCCTGGCATCTCGACGGGCCCCATGTCTGGAGCGGCATCATCCTCGAAGGCGCGGCCGAGATGATGCTGAAGGGCTATGGCGTCGGTAACAACATCCACGGCTACTATCCGCTTTCGATGCAGGAAGCCTTTGCCCGCGGCATGGGAACGCGGATCAACGACGTGTCGCCGACCGTGAAGTTGGTGCTGATGCTCGGCGAATACATGCACCGCCATTATCACGGACGCTATCATTCGAAGGCGCAGAACCTGCGGGGGTTGCTGCGCCGCGCCTATGACGAAGCGCTCGAGAAATTCGACGTGCTGGCGATGCCGACGATTCCTTTTACGGCGAGCCTGATCCCGCCGGCCGATGCGCCTCTCGGCATCGCGATCGATACCGCGCTCAACATGCAGGCGAATACCTGCTCGTTCGACGTGTCCGGCCATCCCGCTTTCACCGTACCATGCGGCCGCGTCAATGGTTTGCCGGTCGGCTTGATGATAGTCGGGCGCCATTTCGAGGAAACAACGCTGATAAAACTGGCGTCGGCGATCGAAGCCGGCGGCGATTGGAAGCTGAACTAG